Proteins encoded by one window of Salvia splendens isolate huo1 chromosome 7, SspV2, whole genome shotgun sequence:
- the LOC121810340 gene encoding B3 domain-containing protein At2g24670-like, translating to MSTTEVSKATNSTYSPPPRSAQSKLAPPRSIRQNSPHQEHDRPLPPQLPEEFRRAIEEMARGKELTAPATLVIQKELFRTDVSKNHNRLSIPASQISDGFLTEEERRRLRARRKGRVDVRVVDLRR from the exons ATGTCTACAACTGAAGTTTCA AAGGCCACAAATTCGACGTACTCGCCGCCGCCGCGCAGCGCGCAATCCAAATTAGCACCGCCGAGGAGTATAAGGCAAAATTCGCCGCATCAGGAACATGATCGGCCGCTGCCGCCGCAGCTGCCGGAGGAATTCAGGAGGGCGATCGAGGAGATGGCGCGCGGGAAGGAGCTGACGGCGCCGGCGACGCTGGTGATTCAGAAGGAGCTGTTCCGCACCGACGTGAGCAAAAACCACAACCGCCTCTCGATCCCGGCGAGCCAGATCAGCGACGGCTTCCTGACGGAGGAGGAGCGGCGCCGCCTCAGGGCGAGGAGGAAGGGCCGCGTGGACGTGAGGGTCGTGGATCTGCGTCGGTGA